In Paenibacillus hexagrammi, the following are encoded in one genomic region:
- a CDS encoding sensor histidine kinase, with amino-acid sequence MVLMKKSHDFYYQWLSFSFFIGGSASFAVSIPTTIIPYFKHLSFLTDDGALLIEQIAIPFFIAYWYGINFCFFICSLYFADWVPKRWRAPAAVLLFLPVGVQVMRTADWTLPFHLDISDVRWMNGFYFIASSIIYLISCIREQDPYIKRNRIRTAFVLSSAVMGSYVSDFLGMQQIVMEHGYFNIESNGAWKYNSFIILWIVLFFIFYSIKYGFMGIKLRIEEQRNDYSMQNMTKGTQILNHTIKNELQKIRYLNTRALTSLEQNRTETAAAALQSIDTVTDHLLEMVNRIRDKAEEIRLEPREQRLGHLIDGAADAIKTLAGDRLELRVELSVDGWLTCDHTHMKEVLNNLLLNAFEAVPAGQKAVIRIQARTLGSKLLITVQDNGQGISEENASRVFAPFFSTKKSAHSYGLGLSYCYAVLQKHGGKITVEKTELGKGTTMQLLLPGKLLRTDTSIPGVSDFAKPNRRSMKVKH; translated from the coding sequence ATGGTCCTCATGAAGAAATCCCATGACTTTTACTATCAATGGCTGAGCTTTTCGTTCTTCATTGGCGGAAGCGCCAGCTTTGCGGTATCGATCCCCACAACGATTATTCCGTATTTCAAGCACCTTTCCTTCCTCACTGACGATGGAGCACTCCTGATCGAGCAAATAGCCATTCCCTTCTTTATCGCCTATTGGTATGGAATCAATTTTTGCTTTTTTATCTGCTCGCTCTACTTTGCCGATTGGGTGCCCAAACGATGGAGAGCCCCCGCTGCTGTTCTGTTGTTCCTTCCTGTTGGAGTCCAAGTGATGCGCACAGCAGACTGGACGCTGCCTTTCCACCTTGATATCTCAGATGTTAGATGGATGAACGGCTTCTATTTCATCGCTTCAAGCATCATCTATTTGATCTCCTGTATCCGAGAGCAGGACCCTTACATTAAGCGCAATCGGATCCGTACCGCGTTTGTCTTATCTTCCGCCGTGATGGGGTCCTATGTATCGGATTTCCTCGGCATGCAGCAAATTGTGATGGAGCACGGTTATTTTAACATCGAGAGCAACGGGGCCTGGAAATATAATTCCTTTATCATATTGTGGATTGTCCTTTTCTTTATCTTTTATTCCATCAAGTACGGCTTTATGGGGATCAAGCTGCGAATCGAGGAGCAGCGCAACGATTATTCCATGCAGAATATGACGAAGGGCACACAAATTCTGAATCACACGATTAAAAATGAGCTTCAAAAGATTCGCTATCTGAACACCCGAGCCCTGACCAGCTTGGAGCAAAATCGAACCGAAACAGCGGCCGCGGCACTACAAAGCATCGATACGGTCACCGATCATCTGCTGGAGATGGTGAACCGAATTCGAGATAAGGCCGAGGAAATTCGGCTGGAGCCTCGTGAACAAAGGCTCGGCCATCTGATCGACGGCGCAGCGGATGCCATTAAGACATTAGCCGGGGATCGGCTGGAGCTGCGAGTGGAACTATCGGTCGACGGCTGGCTGACCTGTGACCACACCCATATGAAGGAAGTACTGAATAACCTGCTTCTGAATGCCTTTGAAGCCGTTCCTGCCGGGCAAAAAGCCGTCATCCGCATTCAAGCGCGAACGCTTGGCAGCAAGCTCCTGATCACAGTTCAGGATAATGGGCAGGGGATATCCGAAGAGAATGCGAGCCGGGTATTCGCCCCATTCTTCTCCACGAAGAAAAGCGCACACAGCTACGGACTAGGTTTGAGCTACTGTTATGCCGTTCTGCAAAAGCACGGTGGTAAAATCACAGTAGAAAAAACAGAGCTCGGCAAAGGAACCACTATGCAGCTCTTGCTGCCTGGGAAGCTGCTTCGCACCGATACGTCCATACCGGGGGTCTCCGACTTCGCCAAACCAAATCGGCGTTCCATGAAAGTAAAGCATTAG
- a CDS encoding stalk domain-containing protein, protein MKSVALAALTCGMILGGTAAAYAASNLEEIKAYLNHTITFEINGKAWQPPVDPDTDQALVPITYQGSTYVPLRALANALDQPVDYDDANKKVWIGQMIDGVSHESPVVSFSYTDDQLKDIQKTFWFTANLPAKLVKGDAFLEAGYDDVDGGCWLKYKHLTIGQGRSYYLIPDDVEQNVTLANGTKAYWMKDGNLSFPFGDVNITMKSEDLSLSHKQIEEIAASMYESPLKVVDASQFAGRTFTKQGSDKYDTSTIQIKKMDADSVTFSVMATHAVGGDAGIQNGNVHTGTIDDTTVKIFGRNAEYSTESPAYDLIFEFNHDGTIQVTEQGESGFGQGVQLSGLYTPSK, encoded by the coding sequence ATGAAGTCCGTTGCTTTGGCCGCTTTGACCTGCGGCATGATTTTAGGCGGTACGGCTGCTGCCTATGCGGCGAGCAATTTGGAGGAAATCAAGGCCTATCTCAACCACACCATTACATTCGAAATCAACGGCAAAGCATGGCAACCGCCCGTCGATCCGGATACTGACCAAGCCCTTGTCCCGATTACTTATCAGGGCAGCACCTATGTACCGCTAAGAGCTTTAGCGAATGCCCTGGACCAGCCTGTAGATTATGATGACGCGAATAAGAAAGTATGGATTGGCCAAATGATTGACGGTGTCAGCCACGAGTCGCCGGTGGTATCCTTCTCCTATACCGATGATCAGCTCAAAGACATTCAAAAGACCTTTTGGTTTACGGCCAATTTGCCGGCCAAGCTGGTGAAAGGCGATGCATTTCTGGAAGCAGGCTACGATGATGTAGATGGCGGCTGTTGGCTAAAGTATAAGCATCTCACGATTGGGCAGGGCCGAAGCTATTACCTGATACCCGATGATGTAGAGCAGAACGTAACGCTCGCCAATGGAACGAAAGCCTATTGGATGAAGGATGGAAATCTTAGCTTCCCGTTTGGTGACGTTAACATCACGATGAAATCGGAGGACTTGTCACTCAGTCATAAGCAAATTGAAGAGATTGCCGCTTCTATGTACGAAAGCCCGCTAAAGGTCGTTGATGCCAGCCAATTTGCGGGCCGCACATTTACGAAGCAAGGCTCTGACAAGTATGATACCTCCACAATCCAAATCAAAAAAATGGACGCGGACAGCGTCACCTTTAGCGTGATGGCCACCCATGCTGTTGGCGGTGATGCCGGAATTCAAAATGGTAATGTTCACACAGGAACTATTGATGATACGACGGTAAAAATTTTTGGAAGGAATGCTGAATACAGCACGGAATCCCCTGCCTATGATTTGATCTTTGAATTTAATCATGACGGTACGATTCAAGTAACGGAACAAGGCGAAAGCGGCTTTGGGCAAGGCGTTCAGCTTTCCGGTCTTTATACGCCGAGTAAGTAA
- a CDS encoding aminoglycoside phosphotransferase family protein, with amino-acid sequence MDLASLLNMINEKEDTSFQLVSKFKQGTQGAFTIQDHAGNEFVLKWGHSAELTSRLDEAAAYTSELKRKGYPLPLYTHIGHTDGWSYSIQEKLAGTLCPPENLPVHLPRILEINELQRDQVKSSHWPERIVNAVIYGESEFCSHQPLLHFSSATAELLIVLQNVMYTYDRHTYRTTDIVHFDFHHQNLLVHEGQLSGVVDWQFPCAGDCTFDLLTLMLYTEPDSKAWNQLKQAAERHVGKDVASIYLSYLLLRQICWCIEHWPAWLDHWFRVAKKALD; translated from the coding sequence ATGGATCTTGCCAGCCTTCTAAATATGATCAACGAGAAAGAGGACACTTCTTTTCAACTGGTATCTAAATTCAAACAAGGCACACAAGGTGCTTTTACGATTCAAGATCATGCAGGAAATGAGTTTGTTCTGAAGTGGGGACATTCCGCTGAGCTTACATCAAGATTAGACGAAGCCGCAGCCTACACCAGTGAGCTTAAACGGAAGGGCTATCCGCTTCCTCTATACACCCATATCGGTCATACTGATGGATGGAGTTACTCCATACAAGAGAAGCTTGCGGGAACACTATGTCCACCTGAGAATTTGCCTGTGCATCTCCCTCGCATACTGGAGATTAATGAGCTGCAAAGAGACCAAGTTAAATCTAGCCATTGGCCTGAACGGATCGTGAACGCTGTTATTTATGGTGAGAGTGAATTTTGTTCCCATCAACCGCTCCTTCACTTCTCTTCAGCGACTGCCGAATTGTTAATCGTTTTACAGAACGTGATGTACACGTATGACAGACACACTTATCGAACAACAGACATCGTTCATTTTGATTTCCATCATCAAAACCTATTAGTACATGAGGGGCAGCTAAGCGGTGTAGTGGATTGGCAGTTTCCGTGCGCAGGTGATTGTACATTTGATCTACTTACCTTGATGCTCTACACAGAGCCGGATTCGAAAGCTTGGAACCAGCTTAAACAAGCTGCCGAGAGACATGTAGGGAAAGATGTAGCATCCATTTACTTATCCTACCTGCTTCTCAGACAGATTTGCTGGTGTATAGAGCATTGGCCTGCATGGCTGGACCATTGGTTCCGTGTTGCCAAGAAAGCTTTAGATTAA
- a CDS encoding YrdB family protein has protein sequence MYMVIKMSNLGLRFLLELCILASLGYWGFTTSKGILLKIALGLGAPLAAAVLWGMFVAPKATFAVSDPLRFIIELIIFSSAFAALSFSGHIRLTLAFAIIAIVNRILMALWNQ, from the coding sequence ATGTACATGGTCATCAAAATGTCCAACCTTGGATTACGGTTTCTACTCGAGCTTTGTATCCTCGCTTCCCTTGGATATTGGGGTTTTACTACTAGTAAAGGCATCCTGCTGAAAATAGCTCTCGGGTTAGGCGCCCCCTTAGCCGCAGCCGTACTCTGGGGAATGTTTGTCGCTCCTAAAGCTACCTTCGCCGTATCAGACCCCCTCCGATTCATCATTGAACTTATCATCTTCTCTTCCGCTTTTGCCGCACTTTCCTTCAGCGGACATATCAGACTGACTCTGGCCTTTGCTATTATTGCTATCGTTAATCGGATTTTGATGGCGCTTTGGAATCAATGA
- a CDS encoding biotin transporter BioY — protein MKLTLRGIVFSALFAALLVLFSFVTIPLGFSPVPITLQTLAVMLAGGLLGARYGFLSMMLVVVLTAIGFPMLHGTGGMSVILGPTGGFIMIWPFCALIIGLLIPRIQMKGAVGFIATFLVLEIFGSLIMYLSGVPWLMYKVPTYTFAKAMTAGCYPFLLGDAIKAVVAALIIAPVRQVFPYERLTGTSSRNVVQQTQETAM, from the coding sequence ATGAAACTCACACTCCGAGGCATTGTTTTCAGCGCATTATTTGCGGCACTTCTCGTATTATTCAGCTTTGTTACCATTCCGTTAGGGTTTTCACCGGTTCCCATTACTTTACAGACCCTAGCCGTCATGCTAGCAGGAGGACTTCTTGGAGCCAGATACGGCTTCCTCAGTATGATGCTTGTCGTTGTTCTGACCGCGATTGGCTTCCCGATGCTGCACGGTACCGGCGGGATGAGCGTCATCCTAGGACCTACCGGCGGTTTTATCATGATCTGGCCGTTCTGCGCCCTGATTATCGGACTTCTCATACCGCGCATTCAAATGAAAGGAGCAGTCGGTTTTATTGCCACTTTCCTCGTTCTTGAGATTTTCGGATCGCTGATCATGTACCTATCTGGAGTTCCATGGTTGATGTACAAGGTTCCAACTTATACATTCGCTAAGGCCATGACAGCAGGCTGCTATCCTTTTTTACTTGGAGATGCGATCAAAGCAGTTGTAGCTGCACTCATTATTGCGCCGGTTCGCCAAGTCTTCCCTTATGAAAGATTGACAGGCACCTCCTCCCGCAATGTTGTTCAGCAAACGCAAGAAACCGCTATGTAA
- a CDS encoding ATP-binding cassette domain-containing protein yields the protein MSDRAAIALHKASVAYRVESGQAKQVWSDISMNILRGDWVAVVGRNGSGKSTLASVLLELCPLSSGQLLKDREGLTIRGVLQIPDTQFVGDTVEEELQHIPLAEDISAEARKMKYEEVLSRVGLQVPVGRLLASLSGGQKQLVNIAAALAAEPDILVLDEPTAMLDPAARHDVLRAVKEAHQRGTTIVWITHRMEEVAEASRVVAFGEGRIAYDGCPKEFFYGQSSGPACGKSELSQSAGTIHEGILPPYQRLGVEPPFVVQTALLLMDQGWELHPLPLCAEELAEAVKML from the coding sequence ATGTCTGATAGAGCGGCAATAGCCTTACATAAAGCCTCCGTAGCCTATAGAGTGGAGTCGGGACAAGCCAAACAGGTTTGGTCGGATATCTCTATGAACATTCTGCGAGGAGATTGGGTGGCAGTAGTAGGAAGGAACGGAAGCGGGAAAAGCACATTAGCCAGCGTTTTACTAGAATTATGTCCTTTATCAAGCGGGCAGCTTCTGAAAGACAGGGAGGGTCTGACGATCAGAGGGGTCCTGCAGATTCCAGACACTCAGTTTGTCGGAGATACCGTGGAGGAGGAGCTGCAGCATATTCCGCTTGCTGAAGATATTTCCGCTGAAGCGAGGAAAATGAAATACGAAGAGGTGCTGAGCCGCGTGGGGCTGCAAGTACCGGTAGGCCGCCTGCTCGCTAGTCTATCCGGCGGTCAAAAGCAGCTGGTCAACATAGCTGCGGCTTTAGCCGCGGAGCCGGACATCTTGGTGCTTGACGAGCCTACGGCGATGCTCGATCCTGCAGCCAGACATGATGTGCTGCGTGCAGTGAAAGAGGCTCATCAGAGGGGAACCACGATCGTGTGGATTACACATAGAATGGAAGAGGTCGCTGAGGCAAGCCGTGTGGTTGCTTTCGGGGAGGGCAGGATTGCTTATGATGGCTGTCCGAAGGAGTTTTTCTACGGTCAATCTTCAGGGCCTGCATGTGGAAAATCCGAGTTGAGCCAATCTGCGGGTACGATTCATGAAGGTATTCTGCCTCCTTATCAAAGGCTCGGTGTGGAGCCGCCTTTTGTTGTTCAAACGGCGCTGCTCTTGATGGATCAGGGATGGGAGCTTCATCCGCTTCCCTTATGTGCCGAAGAACTTGCTGAGGCGGTGAAGATGCTATGA
- a CDS encoding ATP-binding cassette domain-containing protein, which translates to MSIRLHNVEVNAPDNKNKKLLKQMDITLEKGSITLLVGHTGSGKSTLLQVLAGIVEPDSGAIYLDEQPMWHKGKVAPSLLLRLGLTFQFPEQQLFARSVEQEFLYSLRPYRLSAEERERRIRAACAEFDPDGVFAMERSPFSLSGGQQRRLALATTFAAAPDWLLMDEPTAGMEAAAVGDLLRLIRRSERPMGGYVIATHDLDTFLPLADRVIVLAGGAVAADGTPEAVCRRPELLQAAGVGLPSCAEAAQALERIGGIVIPPDTLTPERAAAAIAEALRARTSAGAAAQPASMAALAGAGSPTWAAAACGSAALAAPAAAAPAASPGAANAQPHAAAPLSPPFEANAAIIADMPSATPDVFRAAPCAEASPSSPGPSNVQPSAADSSVLPRAASPLSSAGPSGAMPSTDTSPKSLGAASVQAEEDALPPRAAWHRVDPRAKWMLYVLLVIAAMLQHHWTGLAAAAVPVLLGFIGLPRMVIRGGVKVARSFVIFMIVSVALAGLQISFEPSPFTLGFDTQRAAETVLNVSRLLLVVVAGYWFAVTTPYGQMVQGLGWVLKYLKKVKIPVDSFALAVSLIFRFLPLILREWQRFSTIVRARGKASLRPGAVRMRDIPALVVPLLLSLFYKAEEMTMAMELKRMGGQPLTAQKHMLNWAKRDTVTVLAGVVCFILLAIWSGR; encoded by the coding sequence ATGAGCATACGACTGCACAATGTGGAAGTGAACGCGCCAGATAACAAGAACAAGAAGCTGCTGAAGCAGATGGATATTACCTTGGAAAAGGGGAGTATTACGCTGCTCGTCGGCCATACAGGATCGGGCAAATCCACGCTGCTGCAGGTGCTGGCGGGAATAGTGGAGCCGGACTCGGGCGCTATTTATTTGGATGAGCAGCCTATGTGGCATAAAGGCAAGGTGGCTCCGTCCTTGCTATTGAGGCTTGGATTGACGTTCCAGTTCCCGGAGCAGCAGCTTTTTGCCCGCAGCGTAGAGCAGGAGTTTCTGTATTCTCTTCGGCCGTATCGGCTAAGCGCAGAAGAGCGGGAGCGCCGCATCCGCGCAGCGTGCGCGGAATTTGATCCAGACGGCGTCTTCGCCATGGAGCGGTCGCCGTTCTCACTCAGCGGCGGCCAGCAGCGCAGGCTCGCGCTGGCCACGACCTTCGCAGCCGCCCCGGACTGGCTGCTCATGGACGAGCCGACCGCCGGCATGGAAGCGGCGGCGGTCGGCGACCTGCTCCGGCTGATCCGCCGGAGCGAGAGACCCATGGGCGGCTATGTCATAGCCACCCATGATTTGGACACGTTCCTGCCCTTGGCGGATCGTGTGATCGTGCTCGCCGGCGGCGCCGTCGCAGCAGACGGCACGCCGGAGGCGGTCTGCCGCCGGCCGGAGCTGCTGCAGGCAGCCGGCGTAGGGCTGCCCAGCTGCGCGGAAGCAGCTCAGGCGCTGGAGCGTATCGGCGGAATCGTGATTCCGCCCGATACGCTCACGCCTGAGCGCGCAGCTGCAGCGATCGCGGAAGCGCTGCGGGCGCGCACTTCCGCAGGGGCAGCAGCGCAGCCTGCAAGCATGGCTGCGCTCGCAGGAGCTGGCAGCCCGACATGGGCGGCTGCCGCGTGTGGGTCTGCTGCGCTGGCCGCTCCGGCAGCTGCAGCTCCGGCGGCATCGCCCGGCGCAGCGAACGCGCAGCCGCACGCAGCCGCACCGCTGAGCCCGCCTTTTGAAGCAAACGCTGCGATAATCGCCGATATGCCTTCGGCAACACCTGACGTTTTCCGCGCCGCACCATGTGCTGAAGCCTCGCCATCTTCGCCCGGTCCATCAAACGTGCAGCCATCTGCTGCCGATTCATCGGTACTGCCGAGAGCAGCCTCTCCGCTGTCATCGGCCGGCCCATCGGGTGCGATGCCGTCCACTGACACCTCGCCGAAATCACTCGGCGCAGCATCCGTCCAAGCAGAAGAAGATGCACTTCCGCCTCGAGCGGCTTGGCATCGCGTGGACCCCCGCGCCAAATGGATGCTCTATGTGCTGCTGGTCATCGCAGCGATGCTGCAGCATCACTGGACAGGGCTTGCGGCCGCAGCTGTTCCGGTGCTGCTTGGGTTCATCGGTCTGCCGCGTATGGTGATTCGCGGGGGCGTGAAAGTTGCGCGGTCATTTGTAATCTTCATGATCGTATCTGTCGCGTTAGCCGGGCTGCAAATTTCATTCGAACCCAGCCCGTTTACGCTGGGCTTCGATACGCAGCGTGCGGCGGAAACCGTACTGAATGTATCCCGGCTGCTGCTGGTGGTCGTTGCGGGCTATTGGTTTGCGGTGACAACACCTTACGGACAAATGGTCCAAGGGCTCGGCTGGGTGCTGAAATATTTGAAAAAGGTAAAAATCCCCGTGGATTCCTTTGCTTTGGCTGTTTCTTTGATTTTCCGCTTTTTACCGCTTATTTTAAGAGAATGGCAAAGGTTCTCCACGATTGTCCGCGCCCGGGGAAAAGCATCGCTGCGCCCTGGCGCTGTCCGTATGCGGGATATTCCTGCGCTGGTTGTGCCGCTCCTGCTGTCTTTGTTCTATAAGGCGGAGGAGATGACCATGGCGATGGAATTGAAACGTATGGGCGGACAGCCTTTGACGGCTCAGAAGCATATGCTGAACTGGGCTAAGAGAGATACGGTCACCGTGCTTGCAGGTGTGGTTTGCTTTATTTTACTTGCCATTTGGTCTGGCAGATGA
- a CDS encoding MFS transporter — protein MTDHALQVSHPSTPRYSMLTAIFVWCALVVVSGLYVTLPMGPVLAGVFHVSPADAAWTSSAFSLAYALGFLVFGPLSDRFGRWPMMFFGLLALFIITPLLGLAPSLSVLVALRALQGLASATFAPSVIAYVVERFPAERRVTAVGFISTGFLVSAIAGQLFSSAVSEYWGWNYVFYLHGGFVLISALLLGKLIPRGHAFHTKTGLAALYKQLPEVFLYKPLTLCYLICVTVLLSLVGMYTIFGSYLMKAPFELTAAQLLQVRAMGLIGMVLSPFAGQLVAKFGMKTVLQAGLLLAAAGLGFIGFCTSLPVLIVVSILYIAGISVIIPTLISLVGMLAGARRGAAVTVYSLVLFIGASVGPLIALNALKTGSGLAAFEALAMLLLIAFGVSCFIRVSERTAH, from the coding sequence ATGACAGATCACGCTCTACAAGTAAGTCATCCCTCGACACCACGATACTCCATGCTAACTGCCATCTTCGTCTGGTGCGCCCTAGTGGTCGTATCGGGGTTATACGTTACCCTTCCCATGGGTCCCGTGTTGGCTGGCGTTTTTCACGTGTCGCCAGCTGATGCGGCGTGGACCAGCAGCGCTTTTTCACTCGCCTACGCACTTGGCTTTCTCGTGTTCGGGCCATTGTCCGATCGGTTCGGCCGGTGGCCTATGATGTTTTTTGGCCTGCTGGCATTATTTATCATCACGCCTCTGCTCGGTCTTGCTCCGAGTCTATCCGTCCTGGTCGCGCTTCGTGCCCTGCAAGGCTTAGCCTCAGCGACTTTTGCGCCATCTGTAATTGCCTATGTTGTTGAGAGGTTCCCCGCGGAACGGAGAGTGACGGCAGTAGGATTCATCAGCACCGGATTTCTTGTCTCGGCCATCGCCGGACAGCTGTTCAGCAGTGCGGTCAGTGAGTACTGGGGCTGGAACTATGTGTTTTATCTTCACGGGGGATTCGTGCTTATTTCCGCCTTGCTGTTAGGCAAGCTGATCCCCAGAGGACACGCGTTCCACACGAAAACGGGGTTGGCTGCTTTATACAAGCAGCTGCCTGAGGTATTTCTCTACAAACCGCTGACTCTCTGTTATTTGATCTGCGTGACTGTCCTGCTATCGCTTGTCGGCATGTACACGATTTTCGGGAGTTACTTGATGAAAGCCCCCTTTGAACTCACTGCTGCACAGCTTCTGCAGGTGCGGGCTATGGGACTCATTGGAATGGTCTTGTCGCCATTCGCAGGGCAATTGGTCGCGAAATTTGGCATGAAGACCGTGCTGCAAGCCGGACTTTTGCTTGCTGCAGCTGGACTGGGCTTCATCGGTTTTTGCACGTCGCTGCCCGTATTAATCGTCGTCAGCATCCTATATATTGCCGGCATATCCGTCATCATCCCTACATTGATTTCCCTTGTAGGAATGCTTGCGGGAGCTAGACGCGGCGCTGCCGTTACGGTGTATTCGCTGGTGCTGTTTATCGGGGCATCGGTAGGGCCGCTAATCGCATTGAATGCTCTGAAAACGGGCAGCGGTTTGGCAGCTTTTGAAGCGCTGGCTATGCTTTTGCTAATTGCTTTTGGAGTATCGTGCTTCATTCGAGTTTCTGAACGCACAGCGCATTGA